The following proteins are co-located in the Saccharomycodes ludwigii strain NBRC 1722 chromosome V, whole genome shotgun sequence genome:
- the MRT4 gene encoding ribosome assembly factor MRT4 (similar to Saccharomyces cerevisiae YKL009W | MRT4 | mRNA Turnover 4), producing the protein MPRSKRSKLVTLAQTDKKGRENKERIFDEVREALDTYRYCWVLYLDDVRTPVLQEIRTAWEGSKLIMGKRKVLQKALGEKPEEEYKENLHTLTKHCSGVTGLLFTNEEPTTVKEYFESYVKQDYSRPKSKAPITFTIPTGIIYSRGGQIPIEDDVPMVHSLEPTLRNKFKIPTKIKNGKILIETPYNVCEKGKTLDVRQALILKQFGIAASEFKVKISAYYDNESNQVEEVNINKE; encoded by the coding sequence ATGCCTAGATCAAAGCGTTCAAAGTTGGTGACTCTAGCCCAAACTGATAAAAAGGGtagagaaaataaagaaagaattTTTGATGAAGTTCGTGAGGCTTTAGATACATACAGGTATTGTTGGGTTCTATATTTGGACGATGTAAGAACACCTGTTTTGCAAGAAATAAGAACCGCATGGGAAGGCTCCAAATTAATCATGGgcaaaagaaaagttttaCAAAAAGCATTGGGTGAAAAAccagaagaagaatataaagaaaatttacaTACATTGACCAAGCATTGTTCTGGTGTCACAGGTTTATTGTTTACTAACGAAGAACCAACCACTGTTaaagaatattttgaatCATACGTCAAACAAGATTATTCAAGACCAAAAAGTAAAGCCCCAATAACTTTTACCATTCCTACAGGTATAATTTATTCCCGTGGTGGTCAAATCCCTATAGAGGATGATGTTCCAATGGTACATTCTTTGGAGCCAACTTTGAGAAATAAGTTTAAGATTCCAACTAAAATTAAGAATggtaaaattttaattgaaaCTCCTTACAATGTCTGCGAAAAGGGTAAAACTTTAGATGTACGTCAAGCtttgattttgaaacaATTTGGTATTGCTGCTTCTGAATT